One genomic region from Anopheles bellator chromosome 2, idAnoBellAS_SP24_06.2, whole genome shotgun sequence encodes:
- the LOC131206863 gene encoding splicing factor 3B subunit 4, whose product MAAGPIAERNQDATIYVGGLDDKATETLLWELFVQSGPVVNVHMPKDRVTQMHQGYGFVEFLGEEDADYAIKIMNMIKLYGKPIRVNKASAHQKSLDVGANIFIGNLDLEVDEKLLYDTFSAFGVILQTPKIMRDPETGNSKGFAFINFASFEASDAAMDAMNGQYLCNRPISVSYAFKKDSKGERHGSAAERLLAAQNPLSHADRPHQLFADAPVPPSMHPGMMGGHPMMPPPLMAPPPPPSNPAAVLPQPPVMPPPPQAPAGYGVPGAIPPPPLPPPMGVQPQPPLPAAPMGIPPPPRMIPPPPWQQPTGAPLPPAPVGVPAPPPAPAAPFPPPPPAFPPSIGQPGAFPPPPPVPGAPRPPPPGSARPPQPPPPQLPGFPPRPPPIGAFPPQPRLPPPPPSNNYTPEGYGGY is encoded by the exons ATGGCAGCCGGTCCGATTGCGGAGCGTAATCAAG ATGCGACCATCTACGTTGGTGGGCTGGATGATAAAGCGACGGAAACGCTCCTGTGGGAACTGTTCGTGCAGAGTGGCCCCGTAGTGAATGTGCACATGCCGAAAGATCGCGTTACGCAGATGCACCAGGGGTACGGGTTCGTAGAGTTTCTGGGCGAAGAGGACGCGGACTATGCCATCAAAATCATGAACATGATCAAACTGTACGGTAAGCCGATTCGCGTGAACAAAGCCTCTGCACACCAGAAGAGCCTCGACGTGGGCGCCAACATCTTCATCGGCAACCTCGACCTGGAGGTGGACGAAAAGCTGCTGTACGACACGTTCTCCGCGTTCGGTGTGATTCTGCAGACGCCGAAGATTATGCGTGACCCCGAGACGGGCAACTCGAAGGGGTTCGCGTTCATCAACTTTGCCAGTTTCGAAGCGTCGGATGCGGCCATGGACGCGATGAATGGACAGTATCTCTGCAATCGACCCATCTCCGTGTCGTACGCGTTCAAGAAGGACTCGAAGGGCGAACGGCACGGATCGGCCGCCGAGCGTCTGCTGGCGGCGCAGAATCCACTGTCGCACGCGGATCGTCCGCATCAACTGTTCGCTGACgctccggtgccaccgtccATGCACCCGGGCATGATGGGCGGGCATCCGATGATGCCACCACCGCTGATGgcgcctccgccgccaccatcgaaCCCGGCTGCCGTGTTACCGCAGCCACCGGtgatgccaccgccaccgcaggCTCCGGCCGGTTACGGTGTCCCGGGAGCgattccaccgccaccactgccacctCCGATGGGTGTTCAACCGCAaccgccacttccggccgcacCGATGGGcattccgccgccaccgaggatGATTCCTCCACCACCGTGGCAGCAACCGACTGGTGCCCCattgccaccggcaccggtcggggtgccagcaccaccaccagccccggcGGCACCATtccctccaccaccaccggcattCCCGCCTTCCATCGGACAACCGGGGGCCTTccctccaccgccacccgtGCCGGGAGCACCGCGACCTCCGCCACCCGGCTCAGCCCGACCTCCGCAGCCACCTCCACCCCAGCTGCCCGGGTTCCCACCTCgcccaccaccgatcggagcATTCCCGCCCCAGCCCCGTcttcctccgccaccaccatcgaacAACTACACCCCCGAAGGCTACGGTGGCTACTGA
- the LOC131212091 gene encoding ATP-dependent DNA helicase DDX11, protein MLPFKPTKQLKCPETGAEFAFPFPPYDIQLDLMKSLYTVLGNGGIGIFESPTGTGKSLSLTCGALSWLKDYERAVDEELCTKIDGLRKDIAALEKENEVSADWITGQYHVMGHRKELDELQGFRTAVEEYRKRLVAMKDKAVLLKKHWITAKDAANDGVLRQDIAHQDVILDEDAFLLADDSGGSDEELESNRHEVDAERYRPVQMIFCSRTHSQLSQLVGEVKGTQHATDLRLMSLASRQSLCINPEVRKLKSNTLINERCLELLKKGGKGRSDSKEEGGSKKRRKVAQSCPFYNQRAIEGLKNGCLFEVTDIEDLVKAGKREKACPYYASRAATPDAQMLMVPYQLILHRRTRQQSGIDLRDSVLIIDEAHNLLDTIAAIHSQELSRGQLQQVKMQLAAYKARYFARFTTKNLLRINQLIFMATRLEKMLSCDSKSTEASQATTSGSARSSRMIATHDLLLDSDIFNLDLVDILSFCERSRLAQKVHGYAQSAPPAQLLAHASGPLAGRPKVGGPSKAVTSGLKSLLKTLEEEKERKMSSKQKGRQGKPASDSVAEVAASEQENGATKPPTENAIRPLISFLECFIEDGGGDGRVLLTFDPKDPSQSSMKYLLLNPGARFEEIVQSCRSVVLAGGTMQPTEELTEQIFRNCPERVTIKSYPHVVPRDAVCPIALARGPTGKDFLFNYANRQCPQLLDELESTLINLCAIVPHGVVVFFSSYEYLDQFWKRLEASGNRARLEARKRMFREPRSTGQVERTLAEYGVAAKSSTGALLFSVVGGKLSEGLNFSDELGRCVVVIGMPYPNRTSPELAERMRYLDRTLTQGSAPSAGSEYYENLCMKAVNQCIGRAVRHIRDYAAVVLLDVRYCSGVRIRRKLPIWITERMVYTDRYGLAHGTLVKFFRNHNANRVTATSEEGKGNFGEEEAANKKDQT, encoded by the exons ATGCTCCCGTTCAAACCGACAAAGCAGCTAAAGTGTCCCGAAACAGGAGCGGAGTTTGCGTTCCCATTTCCACCGTACGACATACAGTTGGATCTGATGAAAAGTCTCTACACCGTGCTCGGCAACGGCGGGATCGGTATTTTCGAGAgtccaaccggaaccggcaaatCGCTCAGTTTAACGTGCGGCGCCCTATCGTGGCTTAAGGACTACGAGCGAGCGGTGGATGAGGAACTGTGCACCAAGATCGATGGCCTACGAAAGGACATTGCCGCTTtggagaaagagaacgagGTATCGGCTGATTGGATTACGGGACAGTACCACGTCATGGGACACCGGAAGGAGCTCGATGAGTTGCAGGGCTTTCGCACTGCGGTGGAAGAGTACAGGAAGCGTTTGGTGGCGATGAAGGATAAAGCTGTGTTGCTGAAGAAGCATTGGATAACGGCCAAGGACGCAGCAAACGACGGTGTGCTCAGGCAGGATATCGCGCATCAGGATGTGATCCTCGATGAGGACGCGTTTCTCCTCGCAGACGACAGCGGTGGAAGTGACGAAGAATTGGAATCAAACCGGCACGAAGTGGACGCGGAACGGTACCGGCCGGTACAGATGATATTTTGCagccgcacacactcgcaacTGTCCCAGCTGGTGGGCGAGGTAAAAGGAACGCAACATGCCACGGATCTGCGTCTGATGTCGTTGGCTTCGCGACAAAGTCTTTGCATCAATCCGGAAGTGCGCAAACTGAAGAGCAACACACTTATTAACGAGCGTTGTTTGGAGCTCCTGAAGAAAGGTGGCAAAGGCAGATCGGACAGCAAAGAGGAGGGAGGATCCAAGAAGCGCCGCAAGGTCGCCCAAAGCTGTCCTTTCTACAACCAACGGGCGATCGAGGGACTGAAGAACGGCTGCCTGTTCGAAGTGACCGACATTGAAGACCTAGTGAAGGCAGGCAAACGTGAAAAGGCGTGTCCATATTACGCCTCACGCGCGGCAACACCGGACGCCCAGATGCTGATGGTTCCGTATCAGCTGATCTTACACCGGCGCACCCGTCAGCAGTCCGGTATCGATCTGCGCGATTCGGTTCTCATCATCGACGAGGCGCACAATTTGCTCGACACGATCGCGGCCATACACAGCCAGGAGCTAAGTCGGGGGCAGCTGCAGCAGGTGAAGATGCAACTTGCGGCCTACAAAGCGCGTTACTTTGCACGCTTTACAACGAAAAATCTGCTCCGCATCAATCAGTTAATATTCATGGCCACACGGCTGGAAAAAATGCTCTCTTGCGACTCGAAATCAACAGAAGCAAGTCAAGCAACCACCAGCGGCTCGGCACGATCATCCCGCATGATCGCCACGCACGATCTTCTGCTTGACAGTGACATCTTTAATCTGGATCTCGTCGATATTCTTTCGTTCTGTGAGCGATCGCGGCTGGCCCAGAAGGTGCACGGATATGCGCAGAGTGCTCCACCGGCCCAACTGTTGGCCCACGCAAGTGGCCCCTTGGCAGGCCGACCAAAAGTGGGTGGACCATCGAAAGCGGTCACGAGCGGCTTAAAATCTCTGCTGAAAACACTCGAAGAGGAAAAGGAACGCAAAATGTCGTCCAAACAGAAGGGCCGCCAGGGAAAACCTGCGAGCGACAGCGTGGCGGAAGTGGCAGCTTCCGAACAGGAGAATGGTGCCACCAAACCACCGACGGAGAACGCTATTCGGCCGTTGATCAGCTTCCTCGAGTGCTTTATCgaggacggtggtggtgatgggcgTGTGCTGCTAACGTTCGACCCCAAAGATCCATCCCAGTCGAGCATGAAGTATCTGTTGCTGAATCCGGGCGCCCGATTCGAAGAGATTGTGCAGAGCTGCCGATCG GTCGTACTGGCCGGAGGCACGATGCAACCGACGGAGGAACTGACGGAACAGATTTTTCGCAACTGTCCCGAGCGCGTAACGATCAAAAGTTATCCGCACGTCGTGCCGCGGGATGCCGTCTGTCCGATCGCACTCGCTCGTGGTCCGACGGGCAAGGATTTTCTCTTCAACTACGCCAATCGGCAGTGTCCGCAGCTC CTCGACGAACTGGAGTCCACGCTCATCAATCTGTGTGCGATCGTGCCGCACGGTGTGGTGGTGTTCTTTAGTTCATACGAATATCTGGACCAATTTTGGAAAAGGCTTGAAGCGTCGGGCAACCGTGCACGGTTGGAGGCACGGAAGCGAATGTTCCGCGAGCCACGCAGCACCGGGCAGGTTGAGCGGACACTGGCCGAGTACGGGGTGGCGGCCAAGTCGTCCACCGGTGCGCTGCTGTTTAGCGTCGTAGGCGGTAAACTGAGTGAAGGGTTAAACTTTTCCGACGAACTGGGTCGCTGCGTGGTAGTGATCGGAATGCCTTATCCGAATCGAACCAGCCCGGAGCTGGCGGAACGGATGCGGTATCTCGATCGGACGCTAACGCAAGGTTCGGCGCCGTCGGCCGGCAGTGAGTATTACGAAAATCTGTGCATGAAAGCGGTCAACCAGTGTATCGGCCGTGCGGTGCGGCACATCCGCGATTATGCGGCGGTAGTGCTGCTGGATGTCAGGTACTGCTCCGGTGTGCGCATCCGGCGGAAGCTTCCGATCTGGATCACCGAGCGAATGGTTTACACCGACCGATACGGTCTCGCGCACGGAACTCTGGTAAAGTTTTTCCGTAACCATAATGCTAACCGGGTAACTGCAACGTCCGAGGAAGGGAAAGGTAATTTCGGAGAGGAAGAAGCCGCGAATAAAAAAGATCAAACGTAA
- the LOC131212085 gene encoding uncharacterized protein LOC131212085 → MGDCVERAENSSNRKSPSSPLIAGVPTGRKVRTAATRATECPLCWKLPRRESTHCPNCARQYCLQCIEQWFGSQLAGNPGKPGAIVHCPSCQFPLSPDNLIECAADLDNGLTVTNGHDTGPDTPVPETGTLRVVVKVLEGGVDARTNGECPPGTGDESTANNSGGTRGRRLTRVTANGCGPEKMLLHGPVNGKQHGGGKRKDHGTVTRAPTVLPNGGARSPEKSLVGQKKKEHTPMENGRLEQSPGPPAPDPICNGVHLEDDPPEPVVACVNGPIDGSNRQCNGKEPQLEELKPSPRKNGYRKHADEVTAVSSEQSALSTTTGAENTDPPTEAAPKQNGAPVDTGNGDNFCAIHALPVLFFCLSCNGCICETCALHDDTHAEHTFKKITTMYDSKMEKIRHEFGGIQTYLADVGTVLRAIEQNIDWVRGSKARKLQELSQLLHTEAENIERQIQAKLTLLQRQKDSVTSEIARVTGAYRRLESELQSCPKPELLFKDDDFLRRCSRLIELPASKSAFRHEHVPVDLDCEFVPEFRSEVFVVKNYHAIEPMEECRTSDVLRDVVGFSWRLHIWKSDHLSVTLIMTDGINGRYEYCIELMHEDPTKAIRLTQVEHFELHQTGPVHDLIENEQLEVERFLNAEDDSLQIRFSVRPPTIVMVSRYLQEFIDRFMKHNINEYDSNVITIGNIRDPTTSIVLSKQYTDTVGSRWRLNVYPKGNNTNQRYLSTYVELCDGIAGRYHYTVELLHDDVTRQVKFQSEDHFQVGEIRGYQKFIHVRRLLEEGYLSEDGSILIRLSIRPATLALRCQYQEEYQTVKEEKLRTQFTGQLSQQQARIKSLTDDSVALQALSYPEYASNIFVVRNFAELRAAQEDICSDNAYDDLGCCWRLIVYANGDKDGRDEWLSVYLRLLEGIPGSYEYCVELLHNDAAKTVKMEGTQSFDIQERFGWTRFARLDWICANGFASEEHDALYFRFSLRPPNYKAKCEYQQLLRVESKRECELLRRELIPAYSTMTYTLRNFSELQRKDSFIYSDPLVDDLGFTWRLLIYPNGNGEGRGNHLTVYLILFEGVSASRFEYRVELLHHGNPTANIKMEGVNVFKLKKIWGWPQFIHHERLQEEGYLDQAADTLELRLSMCPPDIKLKCAYQQEFIRKLKETQK, encoded by the exons ATGGGAGATTGTGTTGAGCGTGCggaaaacagcagcaaccgtaagtcaccgtcgtcgccacTGATCGCCGGAGTGCCCACGGGTCGTAAGGTTCGAACCGCCGCAACACGCGCCACCGAGTGCCCACTGTGCTGGAAGCTTCCGCGGCGAGAGTCAACCCACTGCCCGAACTGTGCTCGCCAGTACTGCCTCCAGTGTATCGAACAGTGGTTCGGCTCCCAGCTCGCCGGGAATCCGGGAAAGCCGGGTGCGATCGTGCACTGCCCGAGCTGTCAGTTCCCGTTGTCGCCGGATAACCTGATCGAGTGTGCGGCAGATCTGGACAACGGGCTCACGGTCACAAACGGGCATGATACGGGGCCGGACACACCCGTCCCCGAAACAGGTACGCTGCGGGTCGTTGTGAAGGTGCTCGAAGGTGGCGTGGATGCGCGGACCAACGGAGAGTGCCCGCCGGGAACGGGCGACGAATCCACCGCCAACAACAGCGGAGGCACGCGGGGTCGCCGGCTAACCCGGGTAACGGCGAATGGTTGTGGCCCGGAGAAGATGCTACTACACGGACCCGTCAACGGCAAACAGCATGGCGGCGGCAAACGCAAGGACCACGGAACGGTCACCCGAGCGCCGACGGTGCTACCGAACGGTGGGGCCAGGTCGCCTGAAAAGTCCCTGGTggggcagaagaaaaaggaacacacCCCGATGGAGAACGGACGGCTCGAGCAGTCTCCCGGTCCACCGGCCCCTGATCCGATCTGCAATGGCGTTCACTTGGAGGACgatccaccggaaccggttgttgCGTGTGTGAACGGTCCGATCGACGGATCGAACCGACAGTGTAACGGCAAGGAACCACAGCTCGAAGAACTAAAACCCTCGCCGCGAAAGAATGGCTACCGCAAGCACGCGGACGAAGTGACAGCTGTCAGTTCCGAGCAGAGCGCACTGTCAACAACGACGGGGGCCGAAAACACGGACCCCCCAACAGAAGCAGCTCCAAAACAGAACGGCGCGCCGGTGGACACCGGGAATGGAGACAACTTCTGTGCGATCCACGCACTGCCGGTGCTGTTCTTTTGCCTGTCCTGCAACGGGTGTATCTGCGAGACGTGTGCCCTCCACGATGACACGCACGCGGAGCATACGTTCAAGAAGATCACCACCATGTACGACAGCAAGATGGAGAAGATACGGCACGAGTTCGGGGGCATCCAGACGTACCTGGCCGACGTCGGCACGGTGCTGCGGGCGATCGAGCAGAACATCGACTGGGTCCGCGGCTCGAAGGCCCGCAAGCTGCAGGAACTGAGCCAGCTGCTGCACACCGAGGCCGAGAACATCGAGCGCCAGATACAGGCCAAGCTGACGCTGCTCCAGCGCCAGAAGGACTCGGTCACGTCGGAGATCGCGCGCGTCACCGGGGCGTACCGGCGGCTGGAGAGCGAGCTCCAGTCCTGTCCGAAGCCGGAGCTGCTCTTCAAGGACGACGATTTTCTGCGGCGCTGCAGCCGGCTGATCGAGCTGCCGGCCTCGAAGTCTGCGTTCCGCCACGAGCATGTTCCCGTCGACTTGGACTG CGAGTTCGTTCCGGAGTTCCGCTCGGAGGTGTTTGTGGTGAAGAACTATCACGCGATCGAGCCGATGGAGGAGTGCCGGACGTCGGATGTGCTGCGCGACGTGGTCGGCTTCAGCTGGCGGTTGCATATCTGGAAAAGTGATCACCTGTCGGTGACGCTCATAATGACCGATGGCATCAATGGACG GTACGAGTACTGCATCGAGCTGATGCACGAAGATCCGACCAAAGCCATCCGACTGACGCAGGTCGAACACTTCGAGCTACACCAGACCGGCCCGGTGCACGATCTGATCGAGAACGAGCAGCTGGAGGTGGAGCGTTTCCTGAACGCCGAGGACGACTCGCTGCAGATCCGGTTTTCGGTCCGCCCGCCCACGATCGTCATGGTCAGCCGTTACCTGCAGGAGTTTATCGACCGGTTCATGAAGCACAACATCAA CGAATACGACAGTAACGTCATCACGATCGGCAACATTCGCGACCCGACCACGTCGATCGTGCTGTCGAAGCAGTACACCGACACGGTCGGATCGCGCTGGCGGCTCAACGTGTATCCGAAAGGcaacaacaccaaccaacGGTACCTCAGCACGTACGTCGAGCTGTGCGACGGTATCGCCGGAAG ATATCACTACACGGTGGAGCTCCTGCACGATGACGTAACGCGCCAGGTAAAGTTCCAATCGGAGGACCACTTCCAGGTGGGCGAAATTCGCGGCTACCAGAAGTTCATCCACGTGCGACGACTGCTGGAGGAGGGCTACCTGAGTGAGGATGGGTCCATACTGATACGGCTCTCGATCCGACCAGCGACGCTCGCCCTGCGCTGCCAGTACCAGGAGGAGTACCAGACGGTCAAAGAGGAGAAGCTACGCACTCAGTTCACGGG TCAACTGAGCCAACAGCAGGCACGGATAAAGAGCCTCACCGATGACAGTGTGGCGCTGCAAGCCCTCTCGTATCCCGAGTACGCGTCCAACATCTTCGTCGTGCGCAACTTTGCCGAACTCCGGGCGGCCCAGGAAGACATCTGTTCGGACAACGCGTACGACGATCtgggttgctgctggcggctgATCGTGTACGCCAACGGGGACAAGGATGGGCGCGACGAGTGGCTGAGCGTGTACCTGAGACTGCTAGAAGGCATTCCGGGAAG TTACGAGTACTGCGTGGAACTGCTGCACAACGATGCTGCCAAAACGGTCAAAATGGAGGGCACACAGTCGTTCGACATTCAGGAGCGGTTCGGCTGGACCCGGTTCGCGCGGCTCGACTGGATCTGCGCCAACGGCTTCGCCAGCGAGGAGCACGACGCGCTGTACTTTAGGTTCTCCCTGCGACCCCCGAACTACAAGGCCAAGTGCGAGTACCAGCAGCTCCTGCGGGTGGAATCGAAGCGAGAGTGTGAGCTACTCAGACG AGAACTGATTCCGGCGTACAGCACGATGACGTACACGCTGCGCAACTTCTCCGAATTGCAGCGGAAGGATAGCTTCATCTACTCGGACCCACTAGTAGACGATCTGGGCTTCACGTGGCGGCTACTGATCTACCCGAACGGAAACGGCGAGGGCCGCGGGAATCACCTGACGGTCTACCTGATACTGTTCGAGGGAGTGTCCGCCAG CAGGTTCGAGTACCGCGTGGAGCTGTTGCACCACGGCAACCCGACCGCCAACATCAAGATGGAGGGTGTGAACGTGTTCAAGCTGAAGAAAATCTGGGGCTGGCCACAGTTCATCCACCACGAGCGGTTGCAGGAGGAGGGCTACCTGGACCAGGCGGCCGACACCCTCGAGCTGCGGCTGTCGATGTGCCCTCCGGACATCAAGCTGAAGTGCGCGTACCAGCAAGAGTTTATTCGCAAGCTCAAGGAAACCCAAAAGTAG
- the LOC131206862 gene encoding histone acetyltransferase Tip60, producing the protein MDSEDAAQTIYDSASSLVEGCRLPVRMSGTNDWPLAEIISIREGSDKKCYYYVHYVDFNKRLDEWVTEEYLDMRKVQFPRKDGMTTGQNTGVTTPKRLPPALSLSRPPSPVQTPEIVNVNGGAVLEAALQKKISRKRKAVSTENEDSEDVPLTPTPRQSGSMVAHHDDVVTRMKNVQLIELGRHRIKPWYFAPYPQEMCTMSCIYICEFCLKYRKSRKCLERHTKKCNLRHPPGNEIYRKSTISFFEIDGRKNKSYAQNLCLLAKLFLDHKTLYYDTDPFLFYVMTEYDASGFHIVGYFSKEKESTEDYNVACILTIPPYQRKGYGKLLIEFSYELSKFEGKTGSPEKPLSDLGLLSYRSYWAQTILEILILQKPTGDNEKPQITINEICELTSIKKEDVISTLQILNLINYYKGQYIICINKETIDQHKKAMDKRKIRIDSKCLHWTPKDWSKRSKW; encoded by the exons ATGGATTCCGAAGACGCGGCGCAGACGATTTACGACTCGGCG TCGTCACTGGTCGAAggctgccggttgccggtgcgGATGAGCGGAACGAACGATTGGCCATTAGCGGAAATAATAAGCATACGGGAGGGCTCGGACAAGAAATGCTATTACTACGTACATTATGTAGACT tTAACAAACGGTTAGACGAGTGGGTGACGGAAGAGTATCTCGATATGCGGAAGGTGCAGTTCCCACGCAAAGACGGAATGACGACCGGACAGAATACGGGCGTCACGACACCGAAACGATTACCACCCGCCCTCAGTCTGTCCCGTCCGCCCAGCCCGGTGCAAACGCCCGAGATCGTGAATGTGAACGGTGGCGCGGTGCTCGAGGCTGCGCTGCAGAAAAAGATTAGCCGCAAGCGGAAAGCGgtttccaccgaaaacgaaGACTCCGAGGACGTACCGTTGACGCCGACGCCCCGCCAATCGGGCAGTATGGTGGCGCACCACGACGACGTAGTGACGCGCATGAAGAACGTGCAGCTGATCGAGCTCGGGCGGCACCGGATCAAACCGTGGTACTTTGCACCGTACCCGCAGGAGATGTGCACGATGTCGTGCATCTACATCTGCGAGTTCTGCCTCAAGTACCGCAAGAGCCGTAAGTGTTTGGAGCGCCACACGAAAAAGTGCAACCTGCGGCACCCACCCGGCAACGAGATCTACCGGAAGAGCACGATCAGCTTCTTCGAGATCGACGGGCGGAAGAACAAAAGTTACGCCCAAAACCTCTGCCTGCTCGCGAAGCTGTTCCTCGACCACAAAACGCTGTACTACGACACGGACCCGTTTCTGTTCTACGTGATGACGGAGTACGACGCGAGCGGGTTCCACATTGTCGGGTACTTTtcgaaggagaaggaaagcaCCGAAGACTACAACGTGGCGTGTATACTGACGATTCCACCGTACCAGCGCAAGGGCTACGGAAAGCTACTGATAGAATTTA GTTACGAATTATCGAAATTCGAGGGTAAAACGGGTTCACCGGAGAAGCCACTGTCCGACTTAGGGTTACTGTCGTACCGCAGCTACTGGGCGCAGACGATACTAGAAATACTAATTCTCCAGAAACCGACCGGAGACAACGAAAAGCCACAAATCACGATAAA CGAGATCTGTGAGCTCACCAGTATAAAGAAGGAGGACGTCATCTCGACGCTGCAGATACTGAATCTAATCAACTACTACAAGGGCCAGTACATCATCTGCATCAACAAGGAGACGATCGATCAGCATAAGAAGGCCATGGACAAGCGAAAGATTCGCATCGACTCCAAGTGTCTCCACTGGACACCGAAGGACTGGTCGAAGCGATCGAAGTGGTAA